The following are encoded in a window of Pseudomonas multiresinivorans genomic DNA:
- a CDS encoding AraC family transcriptional regulator has product MPSTSIDAQFDLALVSPFLLQTLAEVASDQGVSSERLCRGLGFTAEELQDPAQRVTYRQTVAMIQRALAALPERGLGLLVGHHNVLGTLGLLGHVLSLCKTLRDAFELGRRFQHTTGGIALCNLIEGPEESFIEVECRLPYADIQVFAVEEFFASLLVYNRTLIGPQFQPLRFEFTHAAPAYEAEYRRLLGPNLQFGCLHNRVVIASHWLDVQLPSHHPVALRQALSLLEAEYAQVQQKTGLLETVERAIARDLANGSPIDKVAGELNMSSRTLRRRLSEHGLSFDALQEQVRHARAMSLLNNPEMPIERIAEALGYSDVRGFRRAFKRWTGQSPSACRDEVAAAAT; this is encoded by the coding sequence ATGCCCAGCACAAGCATCGACGCGCAATTCGACCTGGCCCTGGTTTCACCTTTCCTGCTGCAGACCCTCGCCGAAGTCGCCAGTGACCAGGGAGTGAGCAGCGAGCGCCTGTGTCGCGGGCTCGGCTTTACCGCCGAGGAGCTGCAGGACCCGGCGCAGCGCGTCACCTACCGGCAGACGGTGGCGATGATCCAGCGAGCCCTCGCGGCGCTGCCCGAGCGTGGCCTGGGGCTCTTGGTCGGCCATCACAACGTGCTGGGTACCCTCGGCCTGCTTGGCCACGTACTGTCCCTCTGCAAGACCCTGCGCGACGCTTTCGAGTTGGGCCGGCGCTTCCAGCACACCACCGGCGGCATAGCGCTGTGCAACCTGATCGAGGGGCCCGAGGAAAGCTTCATCGAAGTCGAATGCCGGTTGCCCTACGCCGACATCCAGGTGTTCGCCGTGGAAGAGTTCTTCGCCAGCCTGCTGGTCTACAACCGCACGCTGATCGGCCCCCAGTTCCAGCCCCTGCGCTTCGAGTTCACCCATGCCGCGCCGGCCTACGAGGCGGAGTACCGCCGGCTGCTCGGGCCGAACCTGCAATTCGGCTGCCTGCACAACCGCGTGGTCATTGCCAGCCACTGGCTGGACGTGCAGTTGCCCAGCCATCACCCGGTCGCGCTGCGCCAGGCGCTCAGCCTGCTGGAGGCGGAGTACGCCCAGGTGCAGCAGAAGACCGGCCTGCTGGAAACGGTGGAGCGCGCCATCGCCCGCGACCTGGCTAACGGCAGCCCCATCGACAAGGTTGCCGGTGAGCTGAACATGAGCAGCCGCACCTTGCGTCGCCGCCTGAGCGAGCACGGGTTGAGCTTCGACGCCCTGCAGGAACAGGTGCGCCACGCGCGCGCCATGAGCCTGCTGAACAACCCGGAAATGCCCATCGAGCGCATCGCCGAGGCGCTTGGCTACAGTGATGTGCGCGGCTTCCGCCGGGCCTTCAAGCGCTGGACCGGGCAGAGCCCTTCCGCCTGCCGCGACGAAGTGGCCGCAGCGGCGACCTGA
- a CDS encoding universal stress protein yields the protein MYEHVLVAVDGSPVSLRAVAEGARLVRMSGGELHVITVIDRPLAHLPYYAKYYDTEALHAAALKAAEDILGKAREVVAEYAVPASFEQVAMESVGEEVADRIEAEAEAVKADAIVMGTHGRRGVQRLMLGSVAEGVLRASTRPVLLVREQ from the coding sequence ATGTATGAACATGTCCTGGTAGCAGTGGATGGCAGTCCGGTTTCGCTCCGCGCCGTGGCCGAAGGCGCGCGGCTGGTCCGCATGAGTGGTGGCGAGCTGCACGTCATCACCGTCATCGACCGCCCTCTGGCGCACCTGCCTTACTACGCCAAGTACTACGACACCGAGGCGCTGCACGCGGCTGCATTGAAGGCCGCCGAAGACATTCTCGGCAAGGCGCGGGAAGTGGTTGCCGAGTACGCAGTGCCCGCCAGCTTCGAGCAGGTCGCCATGGAAAGCGTGGGCGAGGAGGTGGCCGACCGCATTGAGGCCGAGGCTGAGGCGGTCAAGGCCGACGCCATCGTCATGGGCACCCACGGCCGCCGCGGCGTGCAGCGCCTGATGCTGGGTAGCGTGGCCGAGGGCGTGCTGCGCGCGAGCACGCGTCCGGTGCTGCTGGTCCGCGAGCAGTAA
- a CDS encoding LLM class flavin-dependent oxidoreductase has product MSQTQISLGAFLMGSGHHLAAWRHPLAPTGALDLAHFRRLAQTAERGLFDAIFFADNLALLGSNELAAHTTLGEVFDPLILLASLASVTERIGLISTVSTSYNDPYLLARRFASLDHLSGGRAGWNLVTSATDQEAQNFGLDQHFEHADRYARAEEFIDVARGLWDSFADDAFLRDKLGGRYFDAEKLRTLAHHGDYYRVRGPLNQPRSPQGHPVLVQAGSSEPGKALAARTAEVVFTAQQTLEDARAFYSDLKGRLAGYGREAHELKIMPGISPVIGRTQSEAEDLQAELQELIEPQLGLALLSGMAGGLDLSRFPLDGPLPELPPSNAMKSRQTLFVELARRENLTLRQLYLRAASARGHCTLVGDPKQIADHLEAWFSAGAADGFNIMPPLLPHGLDGFVELVVPELQKRGLYRREYRGSTLREHLGLRRPERR; this is encoded by the coding sequence ATGAGCCAGACACAGATCAGCCTCGGCGCCTTCCTGATGGGCAGCGGTCACCACCTGGCCGCCTGGCGCCACCCTTTGGCCCCCACGGGAGCCCTGGACCTCGCACACTTCCGCCGCCTGGCGCAGACTGCCGAACGCGGCCTGTTCGACGCGATCTTCTTCGCCGACAACCTCGCCCTGCTTGGCAGCAATGAACTGGCCGCGCACACCACTCTTGGCGAGGTATTCGACCCGCTGATCCTGCTCGCCTCGCTGGCCTCGGTCACCGAGCGCATCGGCCTGATTTCCACGGTCTCCACCAGCTACAACGACCCCTACCTGCTGGCGCGCCGCTTCGCCTCGCTCGATCACCTGTCCGGTGGCCGCGCCGGCTGGAACCTGGTGACCTCGGCCACCGACCAGGAAGCGCAGAACTTCGGCCTCGACCAGCACTTCGAGCACGCCGACCGCTACGCCCGCGCCGAGGAATTCATCGACGTCGCACGCGGCCTGTGGGACAGCTTCGCCGACGATGCCTTCCTGCGCGACAAGCTCGGCGGGCGCTACTTCGACGCGGAAAAGCTGCGAACCCTGGCCCACCACGGCGACTACTACCGGGTGCGCGGCCCGCTGAACCAGCCGCGTTCGCCGCAGGGGCACCCGGTTCTGGTACAGGCGGGTTCGTCGGAGCCCGGCAAGGCCCTGGCCGCGCGAACCGCCGAAGTGGTGTTCACCGCCCAGCAGACGCTGGAAGACGCCCGCGCCTTCTACAGCGACCTGAAGGGACGTCTGGCTGGATATGGACGTGAAGCCCACGAGCTGAAGATCATGCCGGGCATTTCGCCCGTCATCGGGCGGACTCAGAGCGAAGCCGAGGATCTCCAGGCGGAACTGCAGGAGCTGATCGAACCGCAGCTGGGCCTTGCCCTGCTCTCAGGCATGGCGGGCGGCCTAGACCTGTCGCGCTTCCCGCTGGACGGCCCGCTGCCGGAGCTGCCGCCCAGCAACGCGATGAAAAGTAGGCAGACCCTGTTCGTCGAGTTGGCGCGCCGGGAGAACCTGACACTGCGCCAGCTCTACCTGCGGGCGGCCAGCGCACGCGGGCACTGCACGCTGGTGGGCGATCCGAAGCAGATCGCCGACCACCTGGAAGCCTGGTTCAGCGCCGGCGCCGCCGACGGCTTCAACATCATGCCGCCGCTGTTGCCCCACGGCCTGGACGGCTTCGTCGAGCTGGTGGTGCCGGAGTTGCAGAAGCGCGGGCTGTACCGCCGCGAATACCGCGGCAGCACATTGCGCGAGCACCTCGGGTTGCGCCGTCCCGAGCGTCGGTAG
- a CDS encoding TonB-dependent receptor, protein MHRLPSSASRTGLALHPLTLALLLAAGNAAADEQSAVGNDGQAVTDALQTVTVTARRREENAQDVPTPITTLSGDTLDKQRIYKIQDLQQALPSVNVAYIHARQSSLAVRGIGNNPASDGLEGSAGIYLDNVYLGRPGMAVFDLMDIEQLDLLRGPQGTLFGKNTTAGVLNITTRKPTFTPESSIETSGGENGYFQGKGSFSGPLTDTLAGRLSLYRTRDDGYLNNLADGRTLLGGEREGMRGQLLFQPNDDFNLRWINEYNSENSSQGSGVIYGGSSQFWRRAALVGAHPVLGKSNIDGRQNVSVHQNASSVEANWNLNGGYKLTSISAYRYWHFNPANDSDELDVPVIRDLGYEIHDRQFSQEIRLASPTGGAFDYVVGAYAFRQSLNNRYFVDLGPLADLNLIGANLNALNNVSSTSKGWIDTDSFALFSQGTWHLTDKLDFTLGLRGTYEEKQAQVQRYAPEGGAAVSGVPAAIRASQAGAYDSGDLSLHNAAPSALLSLSYKFDDNLLGYASLSHGEKSGGVNLTVGSAPSAGADSLLVGPERANDAELGLKRTLFDRRLQLNANLFWTGITGYQATTYYQPAGSVTGYQVLANAGDLRSRGLEFEATALPLRGLTLNFNGSFNDVTYLSFKDAPCPAEVSSQPDAPTTCDLSGERVMGASRWIANLNGEYKWQLDNRFEPYVTASYAYRSEAEGTLDNSSLSKIPGYGLANFSVGLRHEVGDGLLDASLWVKNAFDKEYYQAVIASSNGLYVGYPGQPRVTGVTLRYDF, encoded by the coding sequence ATGCATAGACTCCCTTCGAGCGCCAGCCGCACCGGCCTGGCGCTGCACCCACTGACCCTGGCGCTGCTGCTGGCCGCTGGCAATGCCGCCGCCGATGAGCAGAGCGCCGTCGGCAACGACGGCCAAGCCGTTACCGATGCCCTGCAGACGGTCACCGTGACCGCCCGCCGCCGCGAGGAAAACGCCCAGGACGTGCCGACACCGATCACCACACTCAGCGGCGACACCCTCGACAAACAGCGCATCTACAAGATCCAGGACCTGCAGCAGGCATTGCCCAGCGTGAACGTCGCCTACATCCACGCGCGCCAGTCGAGCCTGGCCGTGCGCGGCATCGGCAACAACCCGGCCAGCGACGGCCTGGAAGGTTCCGCCGGGATCTACCTGGACAACGTCTACCTCGGCCGCCCCGGCATGGCCGTGTTCGACCTGATGGACATCGAGCAACTCGACCTGCTGCGCGGCCCGCAGGGCACCCTGTTCGGCAAGAACACCACCGCTGGCGTGCTGAACATCACCACGCGCAAGCCGACCTTCACCCCCGAGAGCAGCATCGAAACCTCCGGCGGCGAAAACGGCTACTTCCAGGGCAAGGGCAGTTTCTCCGGCCCGCTGACCGACACCCTCGCCGGACGCCTGTCGCTCTACCGCACCCGCGACGACGGCTACCTGAACAACCTGGCCGACGGTCGCACCCTGCTCGGCGGCGAGCGCGAGGGCATGCGCGGCCAATTGCTGTTCCAGCCCAACGACGACTTCAACCTGCGCTGGATCAACGAGTACAACAGCGAGAATTCCAGCCAGGGCAGCGGCGTGATCTATGGCGGCTCCAGCCAGTTCTGGCGCCGTGCCGCGCTGGTCGGCGCTCATCCGGTGCTGGGCAAATCCAACATCGATGGCCGGCAGAACGTCAGCGTCCACCAGAACGCCAGTTCCGTGGAGGCCAACTGGAACCTCAATGGCGGCTACAAGCTGACGTCGATCAGCGCCTACCGCTATTGGCACTTCAACCCGGCCAACGATTCGGACGAGCTGGACGTGCCGGTGATCCGCGACCTGGGCTACGAAATCCACGACCGCCAGTTCTCCCAGGAAATCCGCCTGGCTTCGCCCACCGGCGGCGCCTTCGACTACGTGGTGGGCGCCTACGCCTTCCGCCAGAGCCTGAACAACCGCTATTTCGTCGACCTCGGCCCGCTGGCCGACCTCAACCTGATCGGCGCCAACCTCAACGCGCTGAACAACGTCAGCAGCACCAGCAAGGGCTGGATCGACACTGACAGTTTCGCGCTGTTCTCCCAGGGCACCTGGCACCTGACCGACAAGCTGGACTTCACCCTCGGCCTGCGCGGCACCTATGAAGAGAAGCAGGCACAGGTGCAGCGTTATGCCCCCGAAGGCGGAGCCGCGGTCAGCGGCGTTCCGGCGGCGATCCGCGCCAGCCAGGCCGGCGCCTACGACTCCGGCGACCTCAGCCTGCACAACGCTGCGCCCTCGGCGTTGCTCAGCCTGAGCTACAAGTTCGACGACAACCTGCTCGGCTACGCCTCGTTGTCCCATGGCGAGAAATCCGGCGGGGTGAACCTCACGGTCGGCAGCGCCCCGAGCGCCGGCGCCGATTCCCTGCTGGTCGGCCCCGAGCGCGCCAACGATGCCGAACTGGGGCTCAAGCGCACTCTCTTCGACCGGCGCCTGCAGCTCAACGCCAACCTGTTCTGGACCGGCATCACCGGCTACCAGGCCACCACCTACTACCAGCCCGCGGGCTCAGTCACCGGCTACCAGGTACTCGCCAATGCCGGCGACCTGCGCTCGCGCGGCCTGGAGTTCGAGGCAACCGCACTACCGCTGCGCGGCCTGACGCTGAACTTCAACGGCTCGTTCAACGACGTCACCTACCTGTCGTTCAAGGACGCCCCCTGCCCCGCCGAGGTCAGCAGCCAGCCCGACGCACCGACCACCTGCGACCTCTCCGGCGAACGGGTGATGGGCGCCTCGCGCTGGATCGCCAACCTCAACGGCGAATACAAGTGGCAGCTGGACAACCGCTTCGAGCCCTACGTCACCGCGAGCTACGCCTACCGCTCCGAAGCGGAAGGCACGCTGGACAACTCCAGCCTGTCGAAAATCCCCGGCTACGGCCTGGCCAACTTCTCGGTGGGCCTGCGCCACGAAGTTGGCGACGGGCTGCTGGATGCCTCCCTGTGGGTGAAGAACGCCTTCGACAAGGAGTACTACCAGGCGGTCATCGCTTCCTCCAACGGCCTGTACGTGGGCTATCCGGGCCAGCCGCGTGTGACCGGCGTGACCCTGCGCTACGACTTCTGA
- a CDS encoding AraC family transcriptional regulator, with product MHADTIATWAQVIARALQANGHDPSPLLRTAGIDQAQLQDANLRIPLERMSALWRAVERTTGNPAFGLEVAAHSLPTDFHGLLFALQSSATVGEALERVVRFSPVVSTSGQVSLERGNGVCRLVYRRIPRAQVEQMATEALLASGLRHATPIWGLGVVRCVHLARPRPIDADAWEARFGQRLVFDAAHNAVDYDPALLEIPLRSGNRELAQILDGSLNSYLKRLSGHDLPEQVRQSIVRQLPSGEVQQGLVAEELGMSTRNLHRHLLRHATSFTELLEETRRELAFAHLRQPHCSVNEVCYRLGFNEPSSFNRAFRRWTGQSPGQWRQGELGLAESPPAIRPTGGFALAL from the coding sequence ATGCACGCCGACACCATCGCCACCTGGGCCCAGGTCATTGCCCGCGCCTTGCAGGCCAATGGACACGATCCCAGCCCCCTGCTGCGCACCGCCGGCATCGACCAGGCACAGTTGCAGGATGCCAACCTGCGCATTCCCCTGGAGCGCATGAGTGCCCTCTGGCGTGCTGTCGAGCGCACCACGGGCAACCCGGCATTCGGCCTGGAGGTGGCCGCACACAGCCTGCCCACGGATTTCCACGGCCTGCTGTTCGCCCTGCAGAGCAGCGCCACCGTCGGCGAGGCGCTGGAGCGCGTGGTGCGGTTTTCCCCCGTTGTAAGCACGTCCGGCCAGGTCAGCCTGGAACGCGGCAACGGCGTCTGCCGGCTTGTGTACCGACGCATTCCCCGCGCCCAGGTGGAACAGATGGCCACCGAGGCGCTGCTCGCTTCCGGGCTACGGCATGCCACTCCGATCTGGGGCCTGGGCGTGGTGCGTTGCGTGCATCTGGCGCGGCCCCGCCCCATCGACGCCGACGCCTGGGAAGCGCGTTTCGGCCAGCGCCTGGTCTTCGATGCTGCACACAACGCCGTGGACTACGACCCGGCGCTACTGGAAATCCCGCTGCGCAGCGGTAACCGCGAGCTGGCGCAGATCCTCGATGGCAGCCTCAACAGCTACCTCAAGCGCCTGTCCGGCCACGACCTGCCCGAGCAGGTCCGCCAATCCATCGTGCGCCAACTGCCCAGCGGCGAAGTCCAGCAGGGGCTGGTCGCCGAGGAACTGGGCATGAGCACGCGCAACCTGCATCGCCACCTGCTGCGTCATGCCACCAGTTTCACCGAGCTCCTGGAGGAAACACGCCGTGAACTGGCGTTCGCGCACCTGCGCCAGCCTCACTGCTCGGTCAACGAAGTCTGCTACCGGCTGGGCTTCAACGAGCCCAGCAGCTTCAACCGCGCATTCCGCCGCTGGACCGGCCAGAGCCCAGGGCAATGGCGCCAGGGCGAACTGGGCCTGGCCGAGTCACCGCCTGCCATCCGGCCAACCGGTGGCTTCGCCCTGGCCCTGTGA
- a CDS encoding arylsulfatase, whose protein sequence is MSKRPNFLLIVADDLGFSDLGAFGGEIDTPNLDALATAGLRLTDFHAASACSPTRAMLLTGTDHHLAGIGAMAEFSDETIRRNPGYEGHLNQRVVSLAELLRDAGYHTLISGKWHLGRTAETSAAARGFERSFILEGAAHNHYGWSPDVPPQKMPRLLHAVEGTYRNGLEPLSELPKDFYSSDAFTDRLLDYLSERPADDHRPFFAYLPFSAPHFPLQAPDDLIAKYKGRYDGGPDVLREQRLARLKELGLIDEGVEAHPVVADTPNWHELDESGRQQSARAMEVYAAMVDRLDWNVGRVVERLRASGELDDTLILFLSDNGAEGAALEALPIVGKRAQRFIGKHYDNSLENVGRANSYVWYGPRWAQAATAPSRQFKLFTSQGGIRVPAFITWPGLRLQGTISHAFATVMDIVPTLLELAGTRHPGSHYQGREVLPIRGRSLLAYLQGEEAEPHGQDETTGWELFRARAVRQGSWKALYIPKPDGPGRWQLYDLTRDPGEIHDLAEREPERLRALVEQWQRYVDETGVLDFSFAGRLLRELGRGLLRIFTRQPRTL, encoded by the coding sequence ATGAGCAAACGCCCGAACTTCCTGCTGATCGTCGCCGACGATCTGGGTTTCTCCGACCTCGGTGCCTTCGGCGGCGAGATCGACACACCGAACCTCGATGCCCTGGCCACGGCCGGGTTGCGGCTCACCGACTTCCATGCCGCCTCGGCCTGCTCGCCGACCCGCGCGATGCTGCTGACCGGCACCGACCACCATCTCGCCGGCATTGGTGCGATGGCCGAGTTCAGCGACGAAACCATCCGCCGCAACCCCGGCTATGAGGGCCACCTCAACCAGCGCGTGGTGAGCCTCGCCGAACTGCTGCGCGACGCCGGCTATCACACGCTGATATCGGGAAAATGGCACCTGGGCCGAACGGCGGAAACCTCGGCGGCGGCGCGCGGCTTCGAGCGCTCGTTCATCCTCGAAGGAGCGGCGCACAATCACTACGGCTGGTCGCCGGACGTGCCACCGCAGAAGATGCCGCGCTTGCTGCATGCGGTCGAAGGCACCTACCGCAACGGCCTGGAACCGCTGAGCGAACTGCCAAAGGACTTCTATTCCTCCGACGCCTTCACCGACCGCCTGCTCGACTACCTGAGCGAACGCCCGGCGGACGATCACCGGCCTTTCTTCGCCTACCTGCCATTCTCGGCTCCGCACTTTCCGTTGCAGGCGCCGGACGACCTGATCGCCAAGTACAAGGGCCGTTACGACGGCGGCCCCGACGTTCTGCGCGAGCAACGCCTTGCCCGGCTCAAGGAACTGGGGCTGATCGACGAAGGGGTCGAAGCTCATCCGGTAGTGGCGGACACGCCCAACTGGCATGAGTTGGACGAAAGCGGCCGGCAGCAATCCGCCCGCGCCATGGAGGTCTACGCCGCCATGGTCGATCGTCTGGACTGGAACGTCGGCCGGGTCGTCGAGCGCCTGCGGGCCAGCGGCGAGCTGGACGACACGCTGATCCTCTTCCTTTCCGACAATGGCGCCGAAGGTGCCGCGCTGGAGGCATTGCCCATCGTCGGCAAACGCGCCCAGCGCTTCATCGGCAAGCACTACGACAACAGCCTGGAGAACGTCGGGCGGGCCAATTCCTATGTCTGGTACGGCCCGCGCTGGGCCCAGGCGGCCACCGCCCCTTCACGCCAATTCAAACTGTTCACCAGCCAGGGCGGCATTCGCGTACCTGCCTTCATCACCTGGCCGGGGCTGCGCCTGCAGGGCACCATCAGCCATGCCTTCGCCACGGTGATGGACATCGTGCCGACCCTGCTCGAGCTGGCCGGAACCCGCCATCCGGGCAGCCACTACCAGGGTCGCGAAGTATTGCCGATTCGTGGCCGCTCGCTGCTGGCCTACCTGCAGGGCGAAGAGGCCGAGCCGCACGGGCAGGACGAAACCACCGGGTGGGAATTGTTCCGCGCCCGCGCCGTCCGCCAGGGCAGCTGGAAGGCGCTGTACATTCCCAAGCCGGACGGCCCCGGCCGCTGGCAACTCTACGACCTCACGCGCGACCCCGGCGAAATCCACGACCTGGCGGAGCGGGAGCCGGAGCGCCTGCGCGCTCTGGTGGAGCAATGGCAACGCTACGTCGACGAAACCGGCGTGCTCGACTTCAGCTTCGCCGGCCGCCTGCTGCGCGAACTGGGGCGCGGCCTGCTGCGCATCTTCACGCGCCAGCCAAGAACCCTGTGA
- a CDS encoding acetoacetate decarboxylase, with translation MKAKFKEVEFGSHSVEVIEGGYYDRYRMNPDLDQVAKDPAAGNIDYFRRIPKQLVASRVGPTWAPNFYYRTSSIQLLFLAPIDRLRATLPAPLEPLRALPGHGLVALTFFSYSVCDNDPYDEVSVAIVIRRPGATGSHALELLDSMRRRSFVAHVLALPVSTEIARVRGVHGYQLPKWRTGIQVRIDSEVAASIQGPDNKPDLSLKAPLPPMKIVAPQSRLGTTTMVHQVDGRWQQTRVQSNTLAYAQRLLPRNVQFTRHGGPLSQLLDGLGASRILRLDVVKDAQIVLHLPMPLQTPH, from the coding sequence ATGAAGGCGAAGTTCAAGGAAGTCGAGTTCGGCTCGCACAGCGTTGAAGTGATCGAAGGCGGCTACTACGACCGCTACCGGATGAACCCGGACCTGGACCAGGTGGCGAAGGACCCCGCCGCCGGCAACATCGACTACTTCCGGCGCATTCCCAAGCAACTGGTCGCCTCGCGCGTCGGGCCGACCTGGGCACCTAACTTCTACTACCGCACCAGCAGCATCCAACTGCTGTTCCTGGCGCCCATCGATCGCTTGCGCGCGACGCTACCGGCGCCGCTGGAGCCTCTGCGCGCCCTGCCCGGCCACGGACTGGTGGCGCTCACCTTCTTCTCCTACTCGGTGTGTGACAACGATCCGTATGACGAGGTCTCGGTCGCCATCGTCATCCGCAGGCCAGGCGCCACCGGCAGCCACGCCCTCGAACTGCTCGACTCGATGCGCCGGCGCAGCTTCGTCGCCCATGTGCTGGCCTTGCCAGTCTCCACCGAGATCGCGCGGGTACGCGGGGTGCACGGCTACCAGTTGCCCAAGTGGCGCACCGGCATCCAGGTGAGGATCGACAGCGAAGTGGCCGCCAGCATCCAGGGGCCCGACAACAAACCAGACCTGAGCCTGAAGGCCCCGCTGCCGCCAATGAAGATCGTCGCCCCGCAATCGCGCCTGGGCACCACCACCATGGTCCATCAGGTCGATGGCCGCTGGCAGCAGACCCGTGTGCAGAGCAATACCCTTGCCTATGCGCAGAGGCTCCTGCCCCGCAATGTCCAGTTCACCCGCCATGGCGGCCCGCTCAGCCAGTTATTGGATGGCCTGGGGGCATCGCGCATCCTGCGCCTGGATGTGGTGAAGGACGCGCAGATCGTCCTGCACCTGCCAATGCCACTGCAAACGCCGCACTGA